The Chitinophaga pinensis DSM 2588 region AAGGAATACTGGATATGTTATAGTCTAAATTGATAATCCCTGAGGGGGGATGTTACAACAAAAAAAACAAATTATGCACTATCGCCATTGGGCTGCAGCAGGGTTAATGCTGTTGCTGGTAAATGGAAAAGCAGCTTTTGCGCAACAGCAGGGCCAGCCTATGCCTCTTGATACCGCAGTTCGTACAGGTAAGTTGCCAAACGGATTTACCTATTATATCCGCAGAAATGCAGAGCCGGAAAAAAGAGCGTTCTTTTACCTGGTAAATAAAGTAGGTTCCATTTTAGAAGATGAAGACCAACTGGGTCTGGCACACTTCATGGAGCACATGAACTTCAACGGTACCACGCATTTTAAGAAGAATGACCTGATTGATTATCTACAGAAAGCAGGTGTAAGATTTGGTGCAGACCTGAATGCTTATACCTCTTTTGATGAAACCGTATACCAGTTGCCTATTCCTACTGACAATCCCGCTATGGTAGGTAAAGGACTGAATATCATGCGTGACTGGGCACAGGAAGCGATCCTGGATGCGGATGATGTAGATAAGGAAAGAGGCGTTATCCTGGAAGAGAAAAGATTACAGGAGGGCGTTGGTAACAGAATACAACAACAGACTATTCCGGTATTGTTCAATAATTCAAGATATGCTGTCAGACAACCTATTGGTACTGACACTGTTCTGAAGCACTTCCCGGTAGCCGCTATCCACCGTTTTTACAAGGACTGGTACAGACCCAATCTGCAGGCCCTGATAGTGGTAGGCGACATTAATGTGGATGCTGTTGAAAAACAGATCAGGAAACAGTTTGCTGATCTGAAGAATCCGGCTAATGAGCGTCCACGTCCGGAATATAAAATCGAGCTGACAGGCAAAAATCAGTTCAGAACGATTACGGATCCCGAACTGACAGCAACAGAACTTGAGTTGCTGGTAAAACATCCGGGTTCCAAACTGATCACCACTGCCGATTACAGGAATGCCATGAAAACATCCCTGTTTAATCAGATGCTGAGTCATAGAATCGGAGAGTTAAGCCAGCAGGAAAATCCTCCATATCTGGGTGTTAAAGCGGGTGTTGGTGGTTTCTCCGGTGGTCTGGAGCAATTCACTTTCTCCATTACAGCCAAACCTGGTAAACTGCAGGAAGCTTTCACAGATACCTGGCAGTTGATAGAACAGGTAAAACGTGATGGTTTTACCCAGGCTGAATTAGACAGGGTGAAGCTGGCCTATGCGACAAGCATGGATGCCGCTAAACAGGAAAAAAGCAAAACGCCTTCCAGCAGTTATGTATCGGAATATCAGCGTTTGTTCCTGGATGGTGCTGCTGCACCTGGTTTCGACTGGGAATATGATTTCGTGAAAGCGACATTGCCCGGTATCACCTTAGCGGATATCAAAGAGGTAGGTACGCATTTCATTACGACTACCAACAGGGACATCTTCCTGGTAGCGCCTGAAAAGGAACAAGGTAATCTGCCTGATTCCGCTACTATCGAAGGATGGTTTAATAAAATGGCCGTTGCCGCTATTAAGCCTTATAACGATTCTACCGCTACCAGTGTGTTGCTGAAAACCATTCCTGCAGGTGGTAAAGTCGTGTCTCAGTCTGCTGTTGCCGCATTGGATATCAAACAGCTGACGCTGAGCAATGGTATCAAGGTGTGGCTGAAGTCGACCAACTATGCCAATGA contains the following coding sequences:
- a CDS encoding M16 family metallopeptidase — its product is MHYRHWAAAGLMLLLVNGKAAFAQQQGQPMPLDTAVRTGKLPNGFTYYIRRNAEPEKRAFFYLVNKVGSILEDEDQLGLAHFMEHMNFNGTTHFKKNDLIDYLQKAGVRFGADLNAYTSFDETVYQLPIPTDNPAMVGKGLNIMRDWAQEAILDADDVDKERGVILEEKRLQEGVGNRIQQQTIPVLFNNSRYAVRQPIGTDTVLKHFPVAAIHRFYKDWYRPNLQALIVVGDINVDAVEKQIRKQFADLKNPANERPRPEYKIELTGKNQFRTITDPELTATELELLVKHPGSKLITTADYRNAMKTSLFNQMLSHRIGELSQQENPPYLGVKAGVGGFSGGLEQFTFSITAKPGKLQEAFTDTWQLIEQVKRDGFTQAELDRVKLAYATSMDAAKQEKSKTPSSSYVSEYQRLFLDGAAAPGFDWEYDFVKATLPGITLADIKEVGTHFITTTNRDIFLVAPEKEQGNLPDSATIEGWFNKMAVAAIKPYNDSTATSVLLKTIPAGGKVVSQSAVAALDIKQLTLSNGIKVWLKSTNYANDQIQFMSFAPGGINKYSNEEFPTAANTIGIIGGSGLGEYSPVQLSKMLNGKSAAVGAYIGGRSQGINGGCRTEDLETALQLIYMRYTAPRKDPVLFSNAIARSKEAVRNRYDDPNNVFRDTVSAVLSGYSYRTSPVTLERLDSISLDKALAIYKDRFADASQANFVFVGNFNADSIQPLLERYLGALPALNLKEKGVILHGEVPKGKLVKVVEKGKGNKATVLLVYNGECAYSAEENLQLQALTEVLQYRLLTSLREKAGEVYTPSAQGSMMKEPDQRFAINVSFGCAPEHVDHLVGLVAQDIADLQSKGATSDELKKFKAGYRTQIELQVKSNEFWLQYIAGRLEREEELKALPDVEKRLKQITGNSVKSAATKYLNGENVIQFVALPEKAEAK